A single region of the Pontimicrobium sp. SW4 genome encodes:
- a CDS encoding cytochrome c biogenesis protein CcdA has protein sequence MNLFKTIMMRHIIVIIAFLFSTLLPAQILEPVKWEFQTEKLSEDEYQLKFIAFVDDNWAIYSQDIPDDGPIPTSFEFDKSDLFTLIGNVKENDKNKVTKHDPVFNMILSKFYNKAEFTQVVKLSNPNATITGTLNFMTCDDKRCLPPTDVPFEFNISDSLLEQEDIPEFNLGSSQILDPVSWEFETKKVSEEEYDIIFKANIDDKWAVYSQFVEEGGPLPTTFNFEESNDYQLIDSVVESDENKVTKHDKVFDMEVSKFYNQATFTQRIKVVGNQFVINGNVEYMTCDDEQCIFKPDNPFTFNYSKNTGLVAVNDDENLVVNPTIVNTENTNQLLYGMSAGDISKSDINCDIEGATITSNVEEKGKSLWSIFGLGFLGGLLALLTPCVFPMIPLTVSFFTKKSGGNNSAGVSKALLYGFFIFAVYVVLSVPFHLLDSVNPDILNEISTNVVLNVIFFIIFVFFAFSFFGYYELTLPARWTNTTTQGENIGGVLGIFFMALTLAIVSFSCTGPILGSLLAGSLTADGGAWQLTAGMAGFGVSLGLPFALFAMFPNMLNALPKSGGWLNTTKVVLGFLELALAFKFLSNADLVQHWGVLKFEAFLGLWIIIFAGLALYIFGKIRFPHDSPIRKLSFFRISSGILVAAFVVYLVSGFRVNKETDTFTSLTLLSGLTPPVGYSFIKPMDCPNKLDCFKDLKTGIEYAKKVNKPIILDFTGYACVNCRKMEEHVWPLPSIDKYLRNDYVLISLYVDDKKELPESERIEVPRINGGTRTLKNYGHKWAHFQTQFFQTNSQPYYVLLNPDGTKILNQPVGYTPNEEEYAKFLECGLSVFKESNKTDFSITP, from the coding sequence TTGAATTTGTTTAAAACCATCATGATGAGGCATATCATTGTAATTATTGCTTTTCTATTTAGCACTTTGCTCCCTGCTCAAATTTTAGAGCCTGTAAAGTGGGAGTTTCAAACAGAAAAACTATCTGAAGATGAGTATCAGTTAAAATTCATCGCTTTTGTAGATGATAATTGGGCTATTTATTCCCAAGATATTCCTGATGATGGTCCAATACCTACAAGCTTTGAGTTTGATAAAAGCGATCTATTTACCTTAATAGGAAATGTTAAGGAAAATGATAAAAATAAGGTAACCAAACACGACCCTGTGTTTAACATGATCTTATCTAAATTTTATAATAAAGCCGAATTTACGCAAGTTGTAAAGTTGTCAAATCCAAATGCTACCATTACTGGAACGCTTAATTTTATGACCTGTGACGATAAGCGTTGCCTGCCTCCAACAGACGTGCCTTTTGAATTTAATATTTCTGATAGTTTGTTGGAACAAGAAGACATTCCTGAGTTTAATTTAGGTAGTTCTCAAATACTAGACCCAGTATCGTGGGAATTTGAAACGAAGAAAGTTAGTGAGGAAGAATACGATATCATTTTTAAGGCCAATATTGATGATAAATGGGCTGTCTATTCGCAATTTGTTGAAGAAGGAGGGCCTTTGCCTACCACATTTAATTTTGAAGAAAGTAACGACTATCAACTAATTGACTCAGTTGTTGAAAGTGATGAAAATAAAGTGACAAAACACGACAAGGTGTTTGACATGGAGGTGTCTAAGTTTTATAACCAAGCCACTTTTACACAACGAATTAAAGTAGTTGGTAATCAATTTGTGATTAATGGTAATGTAGAATATATGACTTGTGATGATGAGCAATGTATTTTTAAACCAGACAATCCGTTTACATTTAATTACTCGAAAAACACAGGTTTAGTTGCTGTTAATGATGATGAAAACTTAGTTGTCAATCCGACTATTGTTAATACGGAAAACACCAACCAGTTACTCTATGGAATGTCTGCAGGTGATATTTCAAAATCTGATATAAATTGTGATATAGAAGGCGCAACAATAACGTCAAATGTAGAAGAAAAAGGAAAATCTCTTTGGAGCATTTTTGGGCTAGGGTTTTTAGGTGGTTTGTTAGCATTGTTAACACCTTGTGTGTTTCCAATGATACCTTTAACGGTAAGTTTTTTTACTAAAAAAAGCGGAGGAAATAATAGCGCAGGCGTGTCAAAAGCATTGCTTTATGGCTTTTTTATTTTTGCAGTTTATGTGGTATTAAGTGTGCCATTTCATTTATTGGATTCGGTAAACCCAGATATTTTAAATGAAATCTCTACAAATGTTGTATTGAACGTTATTTTCTTTATCATTTTTGTCTTTTTCGCCTTTTCATTTTTTGGATATTATGAATTAACATTACCAGCACGTTGGACAAACACAACAACGCAAGGCGAAAATATTGGAGGAGTTTTAGGAATATTCTTCATGGCACTTACTTTAGCCATAGTCTCATTTTCATGTACAGGACCAATTTTAGGCTCATTACTAGCAGGATCATTAACTGCAGATGGTGGTGCGTGGCAACTTACAGCTGGAATGGCTGGTTTTGGAGTGTCCTTAGGACTGCCTTTCGCATTGTTTGCCATGTTTCCAAATATGTTAAATGCATTGCCAAAATCTGGAGGTTGGTTAAACACAACCAAAGTAGTTTTAGGATTTTTAGAATTAGCTTTAGCATTTAAATTTTTATCAAATGCCGATTTAGTGCAACATTGGGGGGTTTTAAAATTTGAAGCCTTCTTAGGTTTATGGATTATTATATTTGCTGGATTAGCATTGTATATTTTTGGAAAAATCAGGTTTCCTCACGATTCACCAATTAGAAAATTATCTTTTTTTAGAATTTCTTCTGGAATTTTAGTAGCTGCTTTTGTTGTGTATTTAGTGTCTGGATTTAGAGTAAATAAAGAAACAGATACGTTTACATCGCTTACTCTACTGAGTGGTTTAACACCACCGGTTGGTTATAGTTTTATAAAGCCTATGGATTGTCCTAATAAATTGGATTGTTTTAAAGATTTAAAAACAGGAATTGAATATGCCAAAAAAGTTAACAAACCTATTATTCTTGATTTTACAGGATATGCTTGTGTCAATTGCAGAAAAATGGAAGAACACGTTTGGCCATTACCTTCAATAGATAAGTATTTAAGAAATGATTATGTGTTAATTTCTTTATATGTTGATGATAAAAAAGAATTGCCAGAAAGCGAACGTATTGAAGTACCAAGAATAAATGGCGGAACTAGAACATTAAAAAACTATGGACATAAATGGGCGCATTTTCAAACACAGTTCTTTCAAACTAATTCGCAACCATATTACGTGTTGTTAAACCCAGATGGTACAAAGATTTTAAATCAACCAGTAGGATATACGCCAAATGAAGAAGAATATGCGAAATTTTTAGAATGCGGACTTAGTGTTTTTAAAGAATCTAATAAAACGGATTTTAGCATAACACCTTAA
- a CDS encoding aminotransferase class V-fold PLP-dependent enzyme, whose translation MSTELEKYFQTFRKNIVGIDESFESPYGKKDIIYADWTASGRLYRPIEEKMLNAIGPYVANTHTETSITGSSMTHAYHEARNIIKKHVNASTDDILITVGSGMTGAINKFQRILGLKVSENLKDYTNIPSDIRPVVFVTHMEHHSNQTSWLETIAKVEVIPCDEVGLVCMKSYQKLLDKYKDHPIKIAAVTACSNVTGIKTDYHAIAKLIHQNNGLCFVDFACSAPYVEINMHPEDEEAYLDAVMFSPHKFLGGPGASGVLIFNKKLYKNLVPDNPGGGTVSYTNPWGDHDYVDDIESREDGGTPGFLQAIKIALSIKLKEQMGVENILQREHEMNTIILDKLSKIENLQILAGHHKERLGVYSFYIIDAHYNLVVKLLNDRYGIQTRGGCSCAGTYGHFLLNVDLPTSKAIELKILEGCLIERPGWVRMSIHPTMTDKEVHFICDAIKDVAKNYEAWGKDYEYNAIKNEFEHNQNLEIEKEITNNWFNV comes from the coding sequence ATGTCAACCGAGTTAGAAAAATATTTCCAAACATTTAGAAAAAATATTGTTGGGATTGATGAATCCTTCGAATCGCCTTATGGTAAAAAAGACATTATTTATGCCGATTGGACTGCAAGTGGGCGGTTGTACAGACCTATAGAAGAAAAGATGTTGAATGCTATTGGACCCTATGTGGCTAATACGCATACTGAAACATCAATTACAGGGTCTTCAATGACGCATGCGTATCATGAAGCGCGAAATATTATTAAAAAGCATGTTAATGCATCAACTGATGATATCCTCATTACTGTTGGCTCAGGAATGACAGGCGCAATCAATAAGTTTCAACGCATTTTAGGACTAAAAGTTTCTGAAAACTTAAAGGACTACACCAATATTCCTAGCGATATACGACCTGTGGTTTTTGTGACTCATATGGAGCATCATTCAAATCAAACCTCTTGGTTAGAAACTATTGCTAAAGTTGAAGTAATTCCATGTGATGAAGTTGGCTTGGTGTGCATGAAAAGCTATCAAAAGCTTTTAGACAAGTATAAAGACCACCCAATAAAAATAGCTGCTGTTACGGCATGTTCTAACGTCACAGGAATTAAAACAGATTATCATGCTATTGCGAAACTAATACACCAAAATAATGGTTTATGTTTTGTCGATTTTGCATGTTCGGCACCTTATGTAGAGATAAATATGCATCCTGAAGATGAAGAGGCGTATTTAGATGCTGTCATGTTTTCACCACATAAATTTTTAGGAGGACCTGGAGCTTCGGGAGTTTTAATATTCAACAAGAAATTATATAAAAATTTAGTGCCAGATAATCCAGGAGGAGGAACAGTATCTTATACTAATCCTTGGGGAGATCATGATTATGTTGATGATATCGAATCTCGAGAAGATGGCGGAACTCCAGGGTTTTTACAAGCTATTAAAATAGCTTTGTCTATTAAACTTAAGGAGCAAATGGGTGTTGAAAATATTTTGCAACGAGAGCATGAAATGAATACTATTATTTTAGACAAACTATCTAAAATTGAAAACCTTCAAATTTTAGCGGGACATCATAAAGAGCGTCTAGGAGTATATTCATTTTACATTATAGATGCACATTATAATTTAGTGGTTAAACTCTTAAATGATCGTTATGGTATTCAAACCAGAGGAGGTTGTTCATGTGCAGGAACGTATGGTCATTTTTTGCTAAATGTAGATTTACCAACGTCAAAAGCTATTGAATTGAAGATTTTAGAAGGCTGTTTAATTGAAAGACCAGGTTGGGTGCGAATGTCAATTCATCCAACAATGACAGATAAAGAAGTGCATTTTATTTGTGATGCGATTAAAGATGTAGCAAAAAATTATGAAGCTTGGGGTAAGGATTACGAATATAATGCGATTAAGAACGAATTCGAGCACAATCAAAATTTAGAAATAGAAAAAGAAATAACCAACAATTGGTTTAATGTTTAA
- the trxB gene encoding thioredoxin-disulfide reductase, whose product MSETIEKVKCLIIGSGPAGYTAAIYVARANMNPVLYQGTQPGGQLTTTNEVENFPGYPDGVTGPEMMIQLQQQAERFDTDVRDGWVTKVDFSGDIHKVWVNDTKEIHCETVIISTGASAKYLGLESEQKYLKLGGGVSACAVCDGFFYRGQEVVIVGAGDSACEEAHYLSKLCTKVTMLVRRDEFRASKIMAARVKNTENIEILFNTETDEVLGDGQVVTGVRVFNNQTNEKHDIPATGFFVAIGHKPNTDIFKDYLELDETGYIINKPGTSKTNIDGVFVSGDAADHVYRQAVTAAGTGCMAALDAERYLAAKE is encoded by the coding sequence ATGTCAGAGACAATAGAAAAAGTAAAATGCTTAATTATTGGTTCAGGACCTGCAGGTTATACAGCTGCAATTTATGTAGCAAGAGCTAATATGAACCCAGTATTATACCAAGGGACACAACCAGGAGGGCAATTAACAACGACAAATGAAGTTGAGAATTTTCCAGGATATCCAGATGGTGTAACTGGACCTGAAATGATGATTCAATTACAACAACAGGCTGAAAGGTTTGATACAGATGTTAGAGATGGATGGGTTACTAAAGTAGATTTTTCTGGAGATATTCATAAGGTTTGGGTAAATGATACTAAGGAAATTCATTGTGAAACAGTGATTATCTCAACAGGAGCATCTGCAAAATATTTAGGTTTAGAATCTGAGCAAAAATATCTAAAACTAGGTGGAGGTGTATCTGCTTGTGCAGTTTGCGATGGATTTTTCTATCGAGGCCAAGAAGTTGTTATTGTTGGAGCAGGTGATTCGGCTTGTGAAGAAGCTCACTATTTATCAAAGTTATGCACCAAGGTGACTATGTTAGTTAGAAGAGATGAATTTAGAGCATCTAAGATTATGGCTGCTAGAGTTAAGAATACTGAAAATATTGAAATTCTTTTTAATACCGAAACAGATGAAGTATTAGGAGACGGTCAAGTTGTAACTGGTGTTAGAGTTTTTAATAACCAAACAAACGAAAAGCACGATATTCCAGCAACTGGATTTTTTGTAGCTATTGGTCATAAACCGAATACCGATATTTTTAAAGACTATTTAGAGTTAGATGAAACAGGTTATATCATCAATAAGCCTGGAACATCAAAGACAAATATTGATGGTGTATTTGTTAGCGGAGATGCAGCAGATCATGTCTATAGACAAGCAGTAACAGCAGCAGGAACAGGATGTATGGCTGCGTTAGATGCTGAACGTTATTTAGCTGCTAAAGAATAA
- a CDS encoding HAMP domain-containing sensor histidine kinase, which produces MNYKGYIFRLFLRILFLVFSILSLAYFIYTNKVTFIVLSGFAIVYLLNNIYSFVKRRFVAMDDFFEAVKYRDFSRWFPEDRGPSDIRFLYTGFNEINRTIKDINSKNEAQYVYLQKILEMVDIGIIAYNLESGDVLWSNNSFGETLDVPSFKNIRFLENRKPKLYATIFETYHREPNSISIVVQNEKIKILISDTVFQVQDDAFKLIVIQNINDTLNKNESESWKKLLSVMTHEIMNSIAPISSLADTLQRNLQLTLENPEEHKLEPEDLNAGIKTIKSRSEGLLKFAKTYRSLSKVTHLNLQKTKVADLFKNIQLLMEPSIKAKNIAIDFNINTPKLELDIDLHLIEQVLINLILNAVDACKNKKDAQIKVQASQNSNRDIIIKVFDNGSGIPQDILEQIFIPFFTSKMTGSGIGLSLCKQIMLLHKGKILVNSIEDEGSVFSLVF; this is translated from the coding sequence ATGAACTATAAAGGCTACATTTTTAGACTCTTTTTAAGAATACTCTTTCTTGTTTTTTCAATTCTAAGTTTAGCATATTTTATATATACCAACAAGGTTACTTTTATTGTCTTATCTGGCTTTGCAATAGTGTATTTGCTTAACAATATTTATTCATTCGTTAAACGCCGTTTTGTCGCAATGGATGACTTTTTTGAAGCAGTAAAATATCGTGATTTTTCAAGATGGTTTCCCGAGGACAGAGGTCCAAGTGATATTAGGTTTCTATACACAGGGTTTAACGAAATAAACCGAACCATAAAAGACATAAATTCTAAAAACGAAGCACAATACGTCTATCTGCAAAAGATTTTAGAAATGGTTGATATTGGTATTATTGCATATAACCTTGAATCTGGAGATGTATTATGGAGCAATAATTCTTTTGGAGAAACTTTAGATGTTCCCTCTTTTAAAAACATTCGATTTTTAGAAAACAGGAAACCCAAGTTATATGCAACTATTTTTGAGACCTATCATAGAGAACCTAACTCTATTTCAATAGTAGTTCAAAATGAAAAGATAAAAATTTTAATTTCAGATACGGTTTTTCAAGTTCAAGATGATGCTTTCAAATTAATAGTTATTCAAAATATAAATGATACATTGAATAAAAATGAGTCTGAATCTTGGAAAAAATTATTGAGCGTCATGACTCATGAAATAATGAATTCTATTGCGCCTATTTCATCTTTAGCAGATACTTTGCAAAGAAATTTACAGTTGACTTTGGAGAATCCAGAAGAGCATAAACTTGAACCTGAAGATCTTAATGCAGGGATAAAAACTATTAAAAGTAGAAGCGAAGGACTCTTAAAATTCGCAAAAACATACCGTAGTTTAAGTAAAGTTACTCACTTAAATCTTCAAAAAACGAAAGTCGCTGATTTATTCAAGAATATTCAGTTACTAATGGAGCCGTCAATAAAGGCAAAAAACATTGCCATAGACTTTAATATAAATACACCAAAGTTAGAACTTGATATAGATTTACATCTCATAGAACAAGTTCTAATAAACTTAATATTAAATGCTGTTGATGCTTGTAAAAATAAAAAAGATGCCCAAATAAAAGTTCAAGCTTCTCAAAATTCGAATAGAGATATTATTATTAAGGTTTTTGATAATGGTAGTGGAATCCCGCAAGACATATTGGAACAAATTTTTATTCCTTTTTTTACAAGTAAAATGACAGGAAGTGGAATTGGTTTAAGTCTTTGCAAGCAAATAATGCTATTACATAAAGGCAAAATTTTAGTCAATAGTATTGAAGATGAAGGCTCTGTTTTTAGTCTAGTATTTTAA
- a CDS encoding sigma-54 dependent transcriptional regulator, with product MVLKEATILVIDDDLDVLTALRLLLKPLVKEVVIEKNPSNINSQIASKKFDVIILDMNFNGLVNTGNEGIFWLNKIKNQKPETDVILITAYADIDLAIRGLKEGASDFLVKPWKNEKILDIITSILQSKKSNTKKEAALNSISAEIIGDSDAMKDVFVKLKKVAPTDANVLILGENGTGKDLIARALHENSNRKDKPFIKVDVGSLSSSLFESELFGYKKGAFTDAREDRKGRFEAANGGTLFLDEIGNITLGQQVRLLTVLQNRQVTPLGSNESIPIDIRLICATNIEPKTLADEKKFRKDLIYRINTVDIIVPPLKDRKNDITILAKYFIEIYAEKYNKNTFSLDSGFISKLKKHPFPGNVRELQYVLERAVIMTDGNILKPEDLVFSSIEQPINSSTSDSTMNLDDIEKNAILIVLEKHKGNISKSAKELGITRAALYRRLDKYEL from the coding sequence ATGGTACTAAAAGAAGCTACAATATTAGTAATAGATGATGACCTCGATGTGCTAACGGCATTACGCCTCTTACTCAAGCCATTGGTTAAAGAAGTAGTTATCGAAAAAAATCCTAGCAACATAAATTCACAAATCGCTAGTAAAAAATTCGATGTTATAATTTTAGATATGAATTTTAATGGTTTAGTTAACACTGGAAATGAAGGCATTTTTTGGCTAAATAAAATTAAAAATCAAAAACCTGAAACTGATGTTATTTTAATTACTGCTTACGCAGATATTGACTTAGCCATAAGAGGTTTAAAGGAAGGTGCCTCTGATTTTTTAGTAAAGCCTTGGAAGAACGAAAAAATTCTAGATATTATAACATCTATTCTTCAATCTAAAAAATCTAATACTAAAAAAGAGGCCGCTTTAAACTCTATTAGCGCAGAGATTATAGGTGATAGCGATGCAATGAAAGATGTATTTGTCAAACTTAAAAAAGTTGCTCCTACAGATGCCAATGTTTTAATATTAGGAGAAAACGGCACTGGTAAAGATTTAATAGCTCGCGCCTTACATGAAAATTCTAACAGAAAAGACAAGCCCTTTATTAAAGTAGATGTTGGGTCATTATCTTCTTCATTATTCGAAAGTGAATTATTTGGCTATAAAAAAGGAGCTTTTACAGATGCAAGAGAAGATCGTAAGGGACGCTTTGAAGCTGCTAATGGTGGCACACTTTTTTTGGATGAAATAGGTAATATTACATTAGGCCAACAGGTACGTCTTTTAACAGTTTTACAAAACAGGCAAGTAACCCCATTAGGCTCCAATGAATCTATTCCTATAGATATTAGACTTATTTGCGCCACTAATATTGAGCCAAAAACATTAGCAGATGAAAAGAAATTTAGGAAAGATTTAATTTACAGAATTAATACAGTTGATATTATAGTACCTCCTTTAAAAGATCGTAAAAATGATATTACAATACTAGCAAAATATTTTATTGAAATTTACGCTGAAAAATATAACAAGAATACCTTTTCTCTAGATTCTGGATTTATTTCAAAATTAAAGAAACACCCATTTCCAGGAAATGTAAGAGAGCTTCAATATGTTTTAGAAAGAGCTGTTATTATGACTGATGGAAACATTCTAAAACCTGAAGATTTAGTATTTTCTTCAATCGAACAGCCTATAAATTCTAGTACTAGCGATAGTACCATGAACTTAGACGATATCGAGAAAAATGCTATTCTTATAGTACTAGAAAAACACAAAGGAAATATTTCAAAATCTGCAAAAGAATTAGGAATAACACGAGCAGCTTTATATAGAAGATTAGATAAATATGAACTATAA
- a CDS encoding efflux RND transporter periplasmic adaptor subunit: MDVPIKKKKFSKSRLTLIIGGLAIIALIVFVISSTSGGSKLNVEKERISINTVTNNVFQENIPVNGIVLPISTIYLDALEGGRVEEKYVEDGAILKKGEPILRLSNTDLELTLINQETSVYNLLTQMQISQNAARQNTINRRNQFTDVENSLIEAKRLYDLNKRLYEKDAIGRQDYESSKNNYDYQKQRMQLAKQVLSQDSIASKQEFSQAQSSYARTQNALELMRKKVGDLVVKAPVDGQLTSLDAEIGQSKTKGERLGQVDVLSGFKVRVDIDEHYISRIYNGQKGTFTFNNKQYVLVIKKVFTQVTNGRFQVDMHFEGDVPEGIRRGQNLQIRVALSAEKEALLVSKGGFFQKTGGNWIFKVSDDGNSAYKVNIKLGSQNTEYYEVLDGLNPGDKVITSSYDSYGDTEELILK, from the coding sequence ATGGACGTTCCAATTAAAAAGAAAAAATTTTCAAAATCACGATTAACATTAATTATTGGTGGGTTAGCAATTATAGCCTTAATTGTTTTTGTTATTTCTAGTACTTCAGGCGGTTCTAAATTAAATGTAGAAAAAGAACGTATTTCTATTAATACTGTTACTAACAATGTGTTTCAAGAGAATATTCCAGTGAACGGAATAGTTTTACCTATTAGTACTATTTATCTAGATGCTTTAGAAGGTGGTCGCGTAGAAGAAAAATATGTTGAGGATGGTGCTATATTAAAAAAGGGAGAGCCTATTTTAAGATTGTCTAACACAGATTTAGAATTGACTTTAATCAATCAAGAAACATCAGTTTACAATCTATTAACTCAAATGCAAATTTCGCAAAATGCTGCAAGACAAAATACTATTAATAGACGCAATCAATTTACTGATGTAGAAAATAGTCTTATTGAGGCGAAACGTTTATATGATTTAAATAAACGTCTTTATGAAAAAGATGCTATTGGTCGACAAGATTATGAATCTTCTAAAAATAATTACGACTATCAAAAGCAACGTATGCAGTTGGCAAAACAGGTATTAAGCCAAGACTCTATAGCATCTAAGCAAGAATTTAGTCAGGCACAGAGTTCTTATGCAAGAACTCAAAATGCTTTAGAGTTAATGAGGAAAAAAGTTGGTGATTTAGTTGTTAAAGCTCCAGTAGATGGTCAGCTTACTTCTTTAGATGCAGAGATAGGTCAATCTAAAACTAAAGGAGAGCGTCTAGGGCAAGTGGATGTGCTAAGTGGTTTTAAAGTACGTGTAGATATTGACGAACATTATATTTCAAGAATTTATAATGGGCAAAAGGGAACATTTACATTTAATAATAAACAATATGTTTTAGTCATCAAAAAGGTATTCACTCAAGTTACAAATGGTCGTTTTCAAGTAGACATGCATTTTGAAGGGGATGTGCCAGAAGGCATACGTCGAGGTCAAAATTTACAAATTAGAGTGGCTTTAAGTGCAGAAAAAGAAGCCTTACTAGTTTCTAAAGGAGGATTTTTTCAAAAAACGGGAGGTAACTGGATTTTCAAGGTTAGTGATGACGGAAATTCAGCTTATAAAGTAAATATTAAACTAGGAAGTCAAAATACAGAGTATTACGAAGTTCTCGACGGATTAAATCCTGGTGATAAAGTTATTACATCTAGCTATGACAGCTATGGAGATACAGAAGAATTAATATTAAAATAA
- a CDS encoding ABC transporter ATP-binding protein: MIQITDLEKFYRTEEVQTIALNKLSFDVKQGEFVAIMGPSGCGKSTLLNILGLLDNSDGGSFKFNGEEVSGYNERKRSELRKHNVGFVFQSFNLIDELTVFENVELPLIYTGVKPAERKVQVEAVLEKMQIMHRRNHFPQQLSGGQQQRVAVARAVVNNPKLILADEPTGNLDSTNGNEVMDLLIDLNDAGTTIIMVTHSEHDAKYSHRIIRMLDGQKVTENILA; encoded by the coding sequence ATGATACAAATAACCGACTTAGAAAAATTTTATAGAACCGAAGAAGTTCAAACCATAGCTTTAAACAAATTATCTTTTGATGTAAAGCAAGGCGAATTTGTTGCTATTATGGGGCCTTCTGGTTGCGGTAAATCTACTTTGCTAAATATACTTGGACTGTTAGATAATTCCGATGGAGGGAGTTTTAAATTCAATGGTGAAGAAGTTTCAGGATATAACGAACGTAAGCGATCTGAACTAAGAAAGCATAATGTAGGATTCGTTTTTCAAAGCTTTAATCTTATAGACGAGTTAACAGTTTTTGAAAATGTAGAACTTCCATTAATCTATACAGGTGTAAAACCTGCCGAGAGAAAAGTGCAAGTAGAGGCAGTTTTAGAAAAAATGCAAATTATGCACAGACGAAATCATTTTCCGCAGCAATTATCTGGTGGTCAGCAACAACGTGTTGCTGTAGCCCGAGCTGTGGTGAATAATCCTAAATTGATTTTAGCCGATGAGCCAACAGGAAATCTAGATAGTACAAATGGTAATGAGGTTATGGATTTACTTATTGACTTAAATGATGCAGGAACTACAATTATTATGGTAACTCATAGCGAGCATGATGCAAAATACAGTCATCGCATTATACGCATGCTAGACGGTCAAAAAGTAACCGAGAATATTTTAGCTTAA